Proteins encoded together in one Camelina sativa cultivar DH55 chromosome 9, Cs, whole genome shotgun sequence window:
- the LOC104710812 gene encoding transcription factor WER-like translates to MLDWGVQGHHQKHDHDPYQQQQKQQGCRKGPWTLEEDKLLAEYVTTHGEGRWSTVAKCAGLNRSGKSCRLRWVNYLRPGLKRGQITPQEEGIILELHSLWGNKWSTIARYLPGRTDNEIKNYWRTHYKKKEKSSSKQEKVKRSQSRKKEVELKPQPQAQPQSHPFQLVSRDHMKLDNEQNIASSLYYPTSVFNDQFSMPQSVAATSSDHSMIDESHLWGNLWNLNDDDLHGFGDGSGQGIPADLSEKFPDGGTEAPSCGSRDYSYTGFYMGGYIF, encoded by the exons ATGCTTGATTGGGGAGTTCAAGGCCATCATCAAAAGCATGATCATGATCcttatcaacaacaacagaaacaacaagGATGTAGAAAGGGACCATGGACACTTGAAGAAGACAAGCTTCTCGCAGAGTATGTTACTACGCATGGTGAAGGAAGATGGAGCACTGTTGCTAAGTGTGCAG GGTTGAATAGAAGTGGTAAGAGCTGTAGACTAAGGTGGGTGAACTACTTGAGGCCAGGACTTAAGAGAGGACAAATCACTCCTCAAGAAGAAGGAATCATTCTTGAACTTCATTCCCTTTGGGGTAACAA GTGGTCTACAATCGCAAGATATTTACCAGGACGAACAGATAATGAGATTAAAAACTATTGGAGAACACattacaagaaaaaggaaaaatcatcTTCGAAGcaagaaaaagttaaaagatcTCAATCCCGGAAAAAAGAAGTAGAACTGAAACCGCAACCACAAGCACAACCTCAAAGTCACCCCTTTCAGCTAGTGTCCCGAGACCACATGAAACTCGACAACGAACAAAACATAGCTTCCTCTTTGTATTACCCGACTAGTGTCTTCAATGACCAATTCTCTATGCCACAAAGTGTTGCAGCAACCTCATCCGACCACTCTATGATCGATGAAAGTCACCTGTGGGGCAACTTGTGGAATCTAAACGACGATGATCTGCACGGCTTCGGTGATGGCTCAGGACAGGGGATACCTGCAGATTTATCTGAGAAGTTTCCCGATGGTGGAACCGAGGCCCCGTCGTGTGGATCAAGGGATTATAGTTATACTGGCTTTTACATGGGtggttatattttttaa